One Methanocaldococcus villosus KIN24-T80 genomic window carries:
- the cobQ gene encoding cobyric acid synthase CobQ encodes MAEFIMVVGTSSNAGKSVLTAGICRLLANKGYKVAPFKSQNMSLNSRVAKEDGEIAVAQYTQSIAARVEPSVHFNPILLKPKGNYTSQVIVHGRPYGDMSYDEYRNNKNFFFKKIKESLEILNENYEYVVMEGAGSCCEINLLKDDIANLRVAEAVNAKAILVADIDRGGVFASIYGTIKLLPKNWRRLIKGIVINKFRGNKEVLKEGIDKIEELTGVPVIGILPYDEHFYLPEEDSLALQRLKSFGNKKSGVEVNVIRFKKISNFTDIDPLKYDSFIRLIDFCEEITGDILILPGSRGVTTEVKILKEYNFDEKIREFLKDGGIVIGICGGYQTLGRKLLDKNLKEGDVKDINGLNLLDIKTIFGNEKITKNSSGYYKDFLIKGYEIHEGYTYSKEKPFIKIVRGFGNCGDGYDGAIKKDRGLIVGTYFHGIFENSDFRNYILNIIRERKGLERIEGDKYKDEIERNLNYLAKTIDKHVNLRIIW; translated from the coding sequence TTGGCTGAATTTATTATGGTTGTTGGTACATCTTCAAATGCTGGAAAATCCGTATTAACAGCAGGCATTTGTAGATTATTAGCTAATAAGGGTTATAAAGTAGCTCCTTTTAAATCTCAAAATATGAGCTTAAATTCAAGGGTAGCTAAAGAAGACGGAGAAATAGCTGTAGCCCAATATACACAGAGTATAGCTGCAAGGGTAGAACCTTCAGTTCATTTTAACCCTATATTGCTAAAACCAAAGGGTAATTATACCTCACAAGTTATAGTCCATGGAAGGCCATATGGTGATATGAGTTATGATGAATATAGGAATAATAAAAATTTCTTCTTTAAAAAGATAAAGGAAAGTTTGGAGATATTAAATGAAAATTATGAATATGTTGTTATGGAAGGAGCAGGTAGTTGTTGTGAGATAAATCTACTTAAGGATGATATAGCTAATTTAAGAGTTGCTGAAGCTGTCAATGCTAAAGCTATTTTGGTTGCTGATATTGATAGAGGAGGAGTTTTTGCTTCTATTTATGGAACTATTAAGCTACTTCCAAAAAATTGGAGAAGATTAATAAAAGGGATTGTGATAAATAAATTTAGAGGTAATAAAGAGGTTTTAAAGGAGGGAATAGATAAAATAGAGGAACTAACAGGTGTGCCAGTTATTGGAATCTTACCATATGATGAACATTTTTATTTACCAGAAGAAGACAGTTTAGCTCTTCAAAGGCTTAAATCTTTTGGAAATAAAAAGAGTGGAGTGGAAGTTAATGTTATTAGATTTAAGAAGATATCTAACTTTACAGATATTGATCCTTTAAAATATGATAGTTTTATAAGACTAATAGATTTCTGTGAGGAAATAACAGGAGACATTCTCATTCTCCCAGGTAGTAGAGGAGTTACAACAGAAGTTAAAATATTAAAAGAATATAATTTTGATGAGAAGATAAGAGAATTTTTAAAAGATGGTGGAATAGTTATTGGGATATGTGGGGGATATCAGACATTAGGTAGGAAATTATTAGATAAGAATTTAAAAGAGGGAGATGTTAAAGATATAAATGGATTGAATTTATTAGATATAAAAACTATCTTTGGTAATGAAAAGATAACTAAAAACTCATCAGGTTATTATAAAGATTTTTTAATAAAAGGTTATGAGATACATGAGGGTTATACATATTCAAAAGAGAAACCATTTATTAAAATTGTTAGAGGGTTTGGTAACTGTGGAGATGGGTATGATGGTGCTATAAAAAAAGATAGAGGTTTAATTGTTGGAACATATTTTCATGGAATATTTGAAAATTCAGATTTTAGAAATTATATATTAAATATTATTAGAGAAAGAAAGGGATTAGAGAGAATTGAAGGAGATAAGTATAAAGATGAGATTGAGAGAAATTTAAACTACTTAGCTAAAACTATAGATAAACATGTAAATTTAAGGATAATATGGTGA
- the comE gene encoding sulfopyruvate decarboxylase subunit beta, whose protein sequence is MKRIDVIKKIVDNVDKELIVCNIGIPSKELYSVKDRERNFYMLGSMGLASSIGLGLALNIKEKVVVIDGDGSILMNLGSLSTIGYLKPKNLILVIIDNSSYGSTGNQKTHTAKNTNLKRVAEACGLCAVEVDNIDNFEEVFKCALKRDETFVIIAKTIPYNEPCEDINIPPVVIKYRFMKAIHP, encoded by the coding sequence ATGAAGAGGATTGATGTTATAAAAAAGATAGTTGATAATGTTGATAAAGAGCTTATAGTGTGTAATATAGGCATCCCTTCTAAGGAGTTATACAGTGTAAAAGATAGAGAGAGAAATTTTTATATGCTTGGTTCTATGGGGTTAGCATCGTCTATTGGATTGGGGTTAGCTTTAAATATTAAAGAAAAGGTTGTTGTTATTGATGGAGATGGATCAATATTGATGAATCTGGGCTCACTCTCCACTATTGGTTATCTCAAACCAAAAAATTTAATTTTAGTTATTATTGACAATTCCTCATATGGATCTACTGGAAATCAAAAAACACATACAGCAAAAAACACAAATTTAAAGAGAGTTGCAGAAGCTTGTGGTCTTTGTGCTGTTGAAGTGGATAATATTGATAACTTTGAAGAAGTGTTTAAATGTGCTTTAAAAAGAGATGAAACATTTGTAATAATAGCAAAAACTATTCCATACAATGAACCGTGTGAAGATATAAACATCCCACCTGTTGTTATAAAATATAGATTTATGAAAGCTATACACCCATAA
- the trm14 gene encoding tRNA (guanine(6)-N2)-methyltransferase, translated as MKFYSTLSPGLEDIAANELESLGAKILEKREGKGRIFLEGNLELIAKINYFSRTIERLNILLHREVLEDISLDEIYKRVYEINWEDWIKEEQSFAVRPLRVGEHNFTSIDIGRVAGEAVIKRYLSEKGVRLKVNLDEPDIIVRVELIFNELLVAIDTTGDEGLHKRGYRVYNHPAHLNATIAASLIYLSGWKDEEFLLDPMCGSGTIPIEGALIKRNIPIGKFRERRYGFSFVKIFGHELLDKIKNCYNENYRSYKIVGMDINSEYLEGAKKNAINANVIDTVKFLNGSAEELDKFFNSLDVIVTNPPYGIRMGKKRLIGKLYNNFLSSAKNLMHGDSRIVVITAESKLFKDAVIKNNFNIIKHFDVMFGGLLTKVYYIKL; from the coding sequence GTGAAGTTTTATTCAACACTATCTCCAGGATTGGAGGATATTGCTGCTAATGAATTAGAAAGTTTAGGAGCAAAGATATTAGAAAAAAGGGAGGGAAAGGGAAGAATATTTTTAGAAGGGAATTTGGAGCTTATAGCAAAGATAAACTATTTTTCAAGAACTATTGAGAGGTTAAATATTCTATTGCATAGAGAAGTGTTGGAAGATATTTCTTTAGATGAAATATATAAAAGAGTTTATGAAATAAATTGGGAAGATTGGATAAAAGAAGAACAGAGCTTTGCTGTCCGACCATTAAGGGTTGGAGAACATAATTTTACATCAATAGATATTGGTAGAGTAGCTGGAGAAGCAGTTATAAAGAGGTATCTATCAGAAAAAGGTGTTAGATTAAAGGTCAATTTAGATGAACCAGACATTATTGTGAGAGTTGAACTTATTTTCAATGAGTTATTGGTAGCTATAGATACTACAGGAGATGAAGGGTTGCATAAGAGAGGATACAGAGTTTATAACCATCCTGCACATCTAAATGCTACAATAGCAGCATCTTTAATATATTTAAGTGGTTGGAAAGATGAAGAATTTCTTTTAGATCCAATGTGTGGTAGTGGAACAATTCCAATAGAAGGAGCATTAATAAAGAGAAACATTCCCATTGGAAAATTTAGAGAGAGAAGATATGGTTTTTCATTTGTTAAGATATTTGGACATGAATTGTTAGATAAAATTAAAAACTGTTATAATGAAAATTATAGAAGTTATAAAATTGTAGGTATGGATATAAACAGTGAGTATTTGGAGGGTGCTAAGAAAAATGCTATAAATGCAAATGTTATTGATACAGTAAAATTTTTAAATGGAAGTGCAGAAGAGTTAGATAAGTTCTTTAACAGCTTAGATGTTATTGTTACAAATCCACCATATGGTATAAGAATGGGAAAGAAGAGATTAATAGGGAAGTTATATAACAACTTTTTATCTTCTGCTAAAAACTTAATGCACGGTGATTCAAGGATTGTTGTGATAACTGCTGAAAGTAAATTATTTAAAGATGCAGTAATAAAAAATAACTTTAATATTATAAAACATTTTGATGTAATGTTTGGTGGATTATTAACAAAAGTATATTATATTAAATTATAG
- a CDS encoding AAA family ATPase translates to MIIEKIKINNFKSHKNTEIEFKEGLTAIIGDNGSGKTSIFEAMVYALFGPNVVGGYDRIVTIGKRHVRVELTFRVRGNRVKVVREYENGRGGAYLYINNSLYARGVNEVNNKIKEILGVDQDIFLNSIYIKQGEIAKLINNLRNSERLKIIGKLLGIEDFETCYEKMKEVINEYNNRLREIEGELKSKILLENDLEKNKKILEEKYREKLKLKEKLEKLEEEFKVIDEKYREYLDRKEKFMNLTNKLELRKKELKILNEKLERLERDFEEFNKYENLLKENESSYYEYINIEKEINDLEKERNELEGKYKEYNSLLGKKEILERNIEKLKNEIKENLEDIKERLNYYENEINKLERIRSYIMELESLEKELNEIENQEIIRNKYKIYFDEYIKLSNELEELKNKQIEYYKLLEKKNSLIRQRNELIEEIEKLERKIGNIEELKRKLEKIEEVKKILEELNEKKNKLNEKLGELNNEIKRLKKMLDELKNVKGKCPLCKSEISEEKKAELIRINEMEIKSKKNEKECIEKELMDIDNKIKNLRNIIKEEPRVIEELKRHEILEKEIVRKKELIKELEKEINSIDLDKYIINNKPIDIIINEKKKRLEEIESFYNSYRLAEEFLKNKNKEELIKKINELRKEVGNRRLDDVEIEIKNLMKQRDIFKEKLSKYNQLLSLKEELKKICNNLKILKLDFDRYNEVINKLKIYREKERELREGYNKYSIAKDRIDKFKNVYGDKDKIIDEIEETKKRINEIVDKINYIKNRLDEINYSEEEFRKIENERNDKEEKLNSLKIRLVEIERDIDNLENNIKQIEERLNKLKEKEAEREKLLRFIDYLKRVRDIYSRGGFQRYLRKKFIPIIRNNLNKAFSEFELPYSFVDITDNFDIIVKSPNGDLTIENLSGGEQIALALSLRLAIANSLVGSLECLILDEPTIHLDENRVAKLIEIFRKIRNIPQMIVITHHKEIEEVADNIIRVYKEDYSKVSVE, encoded by the coding sequence ATGATAATAGAGAAGATTAAGATAAATAATTTTAAAAGTCATAAGAATACTGAAATAGAGTTTAAAGAGGGATTAACAGCTATTATAGGAGATAATGGTAGTGGAAAAACATCAATATTTGAAGCTATGGTTTATGCACTGTTTGGTCCTAATGTTGTTGGTGGGTATGATAGGATAGTAACAATAGGAAAGAGACATGTTAGAGTTGAGCTAACTTTTAGAGTTAGGGGAAATAGGGTTAAGGTTGTAAGAGAGTATGAGAATGGGAGAGGGGGAGCATATCTTTACATAAATAATTCATTATATGCTAGAGGAGTTAATGAAGTTAATAACAAAATTAAGGAAATTTTGGGTGTAGATCAAGATATATTTTTAAACTCTATTTATATAAAACAGGGTGAAATAGCTAAATTAATTAATAATCTAAGAAATTCTGAAAGATTAAAAATTATTGGGAAGCTTTTAGGCATAGAGGATTTTGAAACATGTTATGAAAAAATGAAAGAGGTTATTAATGAATATAATAACAGGTTAAGGGAGATAGAAGGTGAATTGAAGAGTAAAATTTTATTAGAAAATGATTTGGAAAAGAATAAAAAAATTTTAGAAGAAAAATATAGAGAAAAATTGAAATTAAAAGAAAAATTGGAAAAATTAGAAGAAGAGTTTAAGGTTATAGATGAGAAATATAGGGAATATTTAGATAGAAAAGAAAAATTCATGAATTTAACTAATAAATTAGAATTAAGAAAGAAAGAGTTAAAAATCTTAAATGAAAAGTTAGAGAGATTAGAGAGAGATTTTGAAGAATTTAATAAATATGAAAATTTGTTAAAAGAGAATGAGAGTAGTTATTATGAATATATAAATATAGAAAAAGAAATTAATGATTTAGAAAAAGAGAGGAATGAGTTAGAAGGGAAATATAAGGAATATAACAGTTTATTGGGTAAAAAGGAGATTTTAGAAAGAAATATTGAAAAATTAAAAAATGAGATTAAAGAAAATTTAGAAGATATTAAGGAAAGATTAAATTATTATGAAAATGAAATAAATAAATTAGAAAGGATCAGAAGTTATATTATGGAATTAGAGTCATTAGAGAAAGAGTTAAATGAAATTGAGAATCAAGAAATTATAAGAAATAAATATAAGATCTATTTTGATGAGTATATTAAATTATCAAATGAATTAGAAGAATTAAAAAATAAGCAGATTGAATACTACAAATTATTAGAAAAAAAGAATAGTTTAATTAGACAGAGGAATGAATTAATAGAGGAAATAGAAAAATTAGAAAGAAAAATTGGAAATATTGAAGAATTAAAAAGGAAATTAGAAAAAATAGAAGAAGTAAAAAAGATATTAGAGGAATTAAATGAGAAAAAGAATAAGTTAAATGAAAAATTAGGAGAATTAAATAATGAGATTAAGAGATTAAAAAAAATGTTAGATGAGCTTAAAAATGTTAAAGGTAAATGTCCATTATGTAAATCTGAGATTAGTGAAGAGAAAAAAGCTGAACTTATAAGAATAAATGAAATGGAAATTAAGAGTAAGAAAAATGAAAAAGAATGTATTGAGAAAGAGCTTATGGATATTGATAATAAAATTAAAAATTTAAGAAATATAATAAAAGAAGAACCAAGGGTTATTGAAGAACTAAAGAGACATGAGATTTTGGAAAAAGAAATTGTTAGAAAAAAAGAACTAATTAAAGAGTTGGAAAAGGAAATAAATAGTATAGATCTGGATAAATATATAATTAATAATAAACCTATTGATATAATAATTAATGAAAAAAAGAAAAGATTAGAGGAAATAGAGAGTTTTTATAATAGCTACAGATTAGCTGAAGAGTTTTTGAAGAATAAAAATAAAGAAGAATTAATAAAAAAGATTAATGAGTTAAGGAAAGAGGTTGGTAATAGGAGATTAGATGATGTTGAAATAGAGATAAAAAATTTAATGAAACAAAGAGACATTTTTAAAGAGAAATTGAGTAAGTATAATCAACTTTTATCTCTTAAAGAAGAATTAAAAAAGATTTGTAATAATTTAAAAATATTAAAATTAGATTTTGATAGATACAATGAAGTGATAAATAAATTAAAAATATATAGAGAGAAAGAGAGGGAGTTAAGAGAGGGTTATAATAAATATTCAATTGCTAAGGATAGGATTGATAAGTTTAAAAATGTTTATGGAGATAAGGATAAGATTATTGATGAAATAGAAGAAACTAAAAAAAGGATAAATGAAATAGTTGATAAAATTAATTACATAAAAAACAGGCTTGATGAAATCAATTATTCTGAAGAAGAGTTTAGAAAAATAGAAAATGAGAGGAATGATAAAGAGGAGAAGTTAAATAGTCTAAAAATAAGATTAGTAGAGATTGAAAGAGATATTGATAATTTAGAAAATAATATTAAACAAATAGAGGAGAGATTAAATAAATTAAAAGAGAAGGAGGCTGAAAGAGAAAAGTTATTAAGATTTATTGATTATCTTAAGAGAGTTAGAGATATTTATAGTAGAGGGGGATTTCAGAGATATTTAAGGAAGAAATTCATTCCAATAATTAGGAATAACTTAAATAAAGCTTTTTCAGAGTTTGAGTTACCTTACAGTTTTGTTGATATAACTGATAATTTTGATATTATAGTAAAATCTCCTAATGGGGATTTAACAATAGAAAATTTAAGTGGTGGGGAGCAGATAGCTTTAGCTCTGTCCTTAAGATTAGCTATAGCAAACTCTTTAGTTGGATCTTTAGAGTGTTTAATACTTGATGAACCCACAATACATTTAGATGAAAATAGAGTGGCAAAATTGATAGAGATATTTAGAAAAATTAGAAATATTCCTCAGATGATAGTTATTACACATCATAAAGAGATAGAGGAAGTGGCTGATAATATAATAAGAGTTTATAAAGAAGATTATTCTAAGGTTTCGGTTGAATAA
- a CDS encoding DUF63 family protein, translating to MLDKVYEFIYKYYIEPAEIGSGYNIIQEITYGAILAISLYLFYKALIRLNVKIDEKFAIPSIVFSILIALIRALVDLGYIERSFLTITPGIVFVIGGLFIITILTTAYVFKEKYYKVSAVIGFVIFLYFFSIFLTHIHHLDALIYVAMLVAVIYISIFYIDRILKLNILQNKIDSYAIIGQAIDASATAVGLAFYGYWEQHPIPRFFMEHFGAFSFIPIKILAVLLALYVVNREVEDENIKNIIKLCIMALGMAPGMRDLFRMIMGV from the coding sequence ATGTTAGATAAGGTGTATGAATTTATATATAAATATTATATAGAACCTGCAGAGATTGGAAGTGGGTATAACATTATACAAGAGATAACTTATGGAGCTATTTTAGCAATTTCTCTCTATCTATTTTATAAAGCATTAATAAGATTAAATGTAAAAATAGATGAAAAATTTGCTATACCCTCAATAGTATTTTCTATATTAATAGCATTAATAAGAGCTTTAGTAGATCTTGGCTATATAGAAAGAAGCTTTCTAACTATTACCCCTGGAATTGTTTTTGTTATTGGAGGATTGTTTATTATAACAATTTTAACAACAGCATATGTCTTTAAGGAGAAGTATTATAAGGTTTCAGCTGTTATTGGTTTTGTTATTTTTTTATATTTTTTCAGTATATTTCTCACTCATATACATCACTTAGATGCATTAATCTATGTTGCTATGTTAGTGGCTGTTATTTACATATCTATATTCTATATAGATAGAATATTAAAATTGAATATTCTCCAAAATAAAATAGATAGTTATGCCATTATTGGCCAAGCTATTGATGCCTCTGCAACAGCTGTTGGATTAGCTTTTTATGGATATTGGGAACAACATCCAATACCTAGGTTTTTCATGGAACACTTTGGAGCTTTTTCTTTTATCCCAATAAAAATATTGGCTGTATTGTTAGCTTTGTATGTAGTGAATAGAGAAGTGGAAGATGAGAATATTAAAAATATAATAAAACTCTGTATTATGGCACTTGGCATGGCTCCAGGAATGAGAGATTTATTTAGAATGATTATGGGTGTATAG
- a CDS encoding radical SAM protein, protein MVTLDLSKYRMITNIKSKGNRLILEINKIYEVSIDIPYEEVEIEESVIKINTHPKRAENLKMGILNLISYHIANNLRSKITKRRVIYINEPFPLIGHTAFGLIERGRNIIQVRGHCGCNLNCIFCSVDEGEFSKTRKNDYYVDIDYLIKEYKKLAEYKGIKKLEAHLDGQGEPSLYYPLVDLVQALSDINVEGIVSMQSNGTVLDYKLIDELEEAGLHRINLSINAIDEKMAKMLAGRKDYNINKILDIAEYIKNSKIHLLIAPILLPNINDTEFKRVIDFAVDLDLRVKQNIINPLTNKRDPILGCQLCRVYQFGRKPKKMKVWNFEKFYELLKKYEIEYKKRGLDVKLILRPEDFGIHRRKRLPYPFKVGEVIRTKAILDGRIKGEVLAAERGRVIQIINTNEDIIGKRVKVRILRNKDNIIVGEVVK, encoded by the coding sequence ATGGTGACTTTAGACCTTTCAAAGTATAGAATGATAACTAACATAAAGTCAAAAGGGAATAGGTTAATTTTGGAAATAAATAAGATTTATGAAGTTTCTATAGATATTCCTTATGAAGAAGTTGAAATAGAAGAGAGTGTAATAAAGATAAATACCCACCCAAAGAGAGCTGAGAATTTAAAAATGGGGATATTAAATTTAATCTCTTACCATATTGCAAATAATTTAAGGAGCAAAATAACAAAAAGAAGGGTTATTTATATAAATGAACCATTTCCATTAATTGGACATACAGCTTTTGGGTTGATAGAGAGAGGGAGAAATATTATTCAAGTAAGGGGACACTGTGGTTGTAATTTAAACTGTATATTCTGTTCAGTTGATGAGGGAGAATTTTCAAAAACTAGGAAAAATGACTATTATGTAGATATTGACTATTTAATAAAAGAGTATAAAAAATTAGCTGAATATAAAGGAATTAAAAAATTAGAAGCTCATTTAGATGGACAAGGAGAGCCCTCTCTTTATTATCCTTTAGTAGATCTAGTTCAAGCTTTATCTGATATAAATGTAGAGGGAATAGTTAGTATGCAGAGTAATGGGACTGTACTTGATTATAAACTAATAGATGAGTTAGAAGAAGCAGGATTACACAGAATTAATTTATCTATTAATGCTATAGATGAAAAGATGGCTAAGATGTTAGCTGGTAGGAAGGATTATAATATTAATAAAATATTGGATATAGCTGAATATATAAAAAACTCAAAAATTCATTTATTAATAGCTCCAATACTATTACCTAATATAAATGATACAGAGTTTAAAAGGGTTATAGATTTTGCAGTTGATCTTGATTTAAGGGTTAAGCAAAATATAATAAACCCATTAACTAATAAAAGAGATCCTATTTTAGGTTGTCAGCTATGTAGAGTTTATCAGTTTGGAAGAAAACCTAAAAAAATGAAAGTTTGGAATTTTGAGAAGTTTTATGAGTTATTGAAAAAATATGAAATAGAGTATAAAAAGAGAGGATTAGATGTTAAACTCATTCTAAGACCTGAAGATTTTGGAATCCATAGAAGAAAAAGATTACCATATCCTTTTAAAGTTGGGGAGGTTATAAGAACTAAAGCTATTTTAGATGGGAGAATAAAGGGAGAAGTTTTAGCTGCTGAGAGAGGAAGAGTAATTCAAATAATTAATACAAATGAGGATATTATTGGAAAGAGAGTTAAGGTTAGAATTTTAAGAAATAAGGATAATATAATTGTTGGAGAAGTTGTTAAGTGA
- a CDS encoding homocitrate synthase family protein, with amino-acid sequence MDFLFENDWKAPCPYNPKLCLKDIIIYDTTLRDGEQTPGVCFTKDQKLEIAIKLDELGVDQIEAGFPRVSEKEKEAVKAIANQGLKADILALCRTRKEDIDAAIDCDVDGIITFVATSPLHLKYKFGGKSLDEIIKMATEAIEYAKDHGLFVAFSAEDGTRTRIEDLIKIHKKAEEYKADRVHIADTTGSSTPQAMYFMVNMLKKYLNIDIGVHCHNDFGFAVINSIYGLMAGAKAVSTTVNGIGERAGNTALEELIMSLIVLYDVKLDLNLEVLPELCRLVEKYSGISLPKNKPIIGELVFSHESGIHVDAVINNPLTYEPFLPEKIGLKRNIILGKHSGRRAVEYKLKLMGINATEEQICEIVKRVKETRERGIEVSDEVFKKIVEEVIR; translated from the coding sequence ATGGATTTCCTTTTTGAAAATGATTGGAAAGCTCCATGTCCATATAATCCAAAGTTATGTCTTAAAGATATTATTATTTACGACACTACATTAAGAGATGGAGAGCAAACTCCAGGAGTTTGTTTTACTAAAGATCAAAAATTAGAAATAGCTATAAAATTAGATGAGCTTGGTGTAGATCAAATTGAAGCTGGATTTCCAAGAGTTTCAGAAAAAGAAAAAGAGGCTGTAAAGGCTATAGCCAATCAAGGATTAAAGGCAGATATTTTAGCACTTTGTAGGACAAGGAAAGAGGATATTGATGCAGCTATTGACTGTGATGTTGATGGAATTATAACATTTGTAGCAACATCTCCATTACATTTAAAATATAAATTTGGTGGAAAGAGTTTAGATGAGATTATTAAAATGGCTACAGAGGCTATAGAGTATGCAAAAGATCATGGGCTTTTTGTAGCTTTCTCTGCTGAAGATGGGACAAGAACAAGAATAGAGGATTTAATAAAAATACATAAAAAAGCTGAAGAGTATAAAGCTGATAGAGTTCATATAGCTGATACAACAGGATCATCCACACCACAGGCAATGTATTTTATGGTTAATATGTTAAAAAAATACTTAAATATTGATATTGGAGTTCATTGTCATAATGACTTTGGATTTGCTGTTATTAACTCTATTTATGGTCTTATGGCAGGAGCAAAAGCTGTTTCTACAACAGTAAATGGTATTGGAGAAAGAGCTGGAAATACAGCTTTAGAAGAGCTTATTATGAGCTTGATTGTTTTATATGATGTTAAATTAGATCTAAATTTAGAAGTTTTACCAGAACTCTGTAGACTTGTTGAGAAGTATTCAGGAATATCTTTACCAAAAAATAAGCCTATTATTGGAGAGCTGGTTTTCTCTCATGAAAGTGGAATACATGTTGATGCTGTTATAAACAACCCACTAACTTATGAACCATTTTTACCAGAAAAAATTGGTTTAAAGAGAAATATTATATTAGGTAAGCACTCTGGTAGGAGAGCTGTTGAATATAAATTAAAATTAATGGGTATTAATGCTACAGAAGAACAAATTTGTGAAATTGTTAAAAGGGTTAAGGAAACTAGAGAGAGAGGGATAGAAGTAAGTGATGAAGTATTTAAAAAAATAGTTGAAGAGGTTATAAGGTGA
- a CDS encoding tetratricopeptide repeat protein, with protein sequence MENQKILLQYYYLCKAWELFLENNYLEALYYVNKSLEINEDPLALLLKGIILFCEGKLKEAKEIFESSEKLKNNALILSLIAMIFGAEEGKCRMCIKILEENEDKVRNLIISLLIKSRCLEALGDYYKLLEVCDEILKRYPNFNAIKIKKADVLRKFGKYDEALRYVDEVLENNPNNVNALYLKGVILKRKGDYKSSLECFSRIIDDLKMEFLDAVRHAASVSLILGDLEKAERYINIGLKIRSDDIALWYFKGQLLERLGDEDGAIRCYSKVIELYPNHVKAYICLARIYERKGQLDKAINHYEKAFESKKKDFVE encoded by the coding sequence ATGGAAAATCAAAAGATATTGCTACAGTATTATTATTTATGTAAAGCTTGGGAGTTGTTTTTGGAAAATAATTACTTAGAAGCTTTATATTATGTAAATAAATCTTTAGAGATAAATGAAGATCCATTAGCATTATTATTAAAAGGGATAATATTATTCTGTGAAGGGAAATTAAAAGAAGCTAAAGAAATTTTTGAAAGTTCTGAGAAGTTAAAAAATAATGCCCTAATCTTATCACTTATAGCAATGATATTTGGTGCTGAAGAAGGAAAATGCAGAATGTGTATTAAAATATTAGAAGAGAATGAAGATAAAGTAAGAAATTTAATTATATCCCTATTAATAAAATCAAGATGCTTAGAAGCTTTAGGAGATTATTATAAGCTTTTAGAAGTTTGTGATGAAATTTTAAAGAGATACCCTAATTTTAATGCTATTAAAATTAAAAAGGCTGATGTTTTAAGAAAGTTTGGAAAATACGATGAGGCATTAAGGTATGTAGATGAAGTTTTAGAGAATAACCCAAATAATGTTAATGCATTATATTTAAAAGGTGTTATATTAAAAAGGAAAGGGGATTATAAGTCATCATTAGAATGTTTTAGTAGGATTATAGATGATCTTAAAATGGAATTTTTAGATGCTGTAAGACATGCAGCTTCAGTAAGTTTAATTCTAGGAGATCTTGAAAAGGCTGAGAGATATATTAACATAGGTTTGAAGATAAGAAGTGATGATATTGCCTTATGGTACTTTAAAGGTCAGTTATTGGAAAGATTGGGAGATGAAGATGGGGCAATAAGATGTTATAGTAAGGTTATTGAGCTATATCCTAATCATGTTAAAGCATATATATGCTTAGCAAGAATTTATGAAAGGAAAGGTCAGTTAGATAAAGCTATAAACCATTATGAGAAAGCATTTGAAAGTAAGAAAAAAGACTTTGTGGAATAA